The following proteins come from a genomic window of Alphaproteobacteria bacterium:
- a CDS encoding class I SAM-dependent methyltransferase: protein MATALQQKFEKLYTKRNRGGLRLLPLYLQDWISRITDKEFKKAAGSRYVLLNCIPANSNGAEVGVWKGDFSEKILRFRDPQRLYLIDPWQFDEGIVTIGARHGLPPGINMEKVDDGAGIENIYHYVAKRFANQNNVQIMRHTSVDAAAKIQDASLDWAYIDGDHSYQAVAQDLRAWHPKIKSGGVLCGDDYYWRDAGNELSIKRAVDEFLGTISYRYFFVYRSQFVIGL, encoded by the coding sequence ATGGCCACAGCATTACAGCAAAAATTCGAAAAACTTTACACCAAACGCAATCGCGGCGGACTGCGCCTGTTACCGCTTTATTTGCAGGACTGGATCAGCCGCATCACGGACAAGGAATTCAAAAAAGCCGCCGGTTCGCGTTATGTATTATTGAATTGCATTCCCGCCAACAGCAATGGCGCCGAAGTCGGCGTATGGAAAGGCGATTTTTCCGAAAAGATTTTACGCTTTCGCGATCCACAACGATTATATCTGATCGATCCGTGGCAGTTCGATGAAGGCATCGTCACGATCGGCGCGCGCCACGGTTTGCCGCCCGGCATCAATATGGAAAAAGTGGATGACGGCGCAGGCATCGAAAATATATACCATTATGTCGCAAAACGTTTTGCCAATCAGAACAATGTGCAAATTATGCGCCACACATCGGTGGACGCAGCGGCAAAAATTCAAGATGCATCATTGGATTGGGCATATATCGACGGCGATCACAGTTATCAAGCCGTCGCCCAGGATTTGCGTGCCTGGCATCCAAAAATCAAATCCGGCGGCGTTTTGTGCGGCGACGATTATTATTGGCGCGATGCCGGCAATGAATTGTCCATCAAGCGCGCCGTGGATGAATTTTTAGGCACGATTTCTTATCGTTACTTTTTCGTCTATCGATCCCAATTTGTAATTGGGCTTTAA
- a CDS encoding PEP-CTERM sorting domain-containing protein yields MQKGIFAAGAAVMVACLSGNAKAAFISSETVMVWAPKTSNVGQGDPGYDAMRNVVHVSSSTYAAMSVPGIVANGIADYLDLPKIVSPWGSERRQTVPVFENAPRFTFESGGPIHAGGGGGSGGVPQGPSVPAPGVLALLGLGILVMGGRRAR; encoded by the coding sequence ATGCAAAAGGGTATTTTCGCTGCAGGTGCAGCCGTTATGGTTGCCTGTCTTTCTGGGAATGCAAAAGCTGCTTTTATTAGCTCGGAAACTGTGATGGTATGGGCTCCTAAAACCAGCAATGTCGGCCAGGGCGATCCTGGTTACGATGCGATGAGAAACGTCGTACATGTTAGCTCATCCACGTATGCGGCAATGAGCGTTCCAGGTATCGTAGCCAATGGCATAGCGGATTATCTGGATCTGCCAAAAATTGTCAGTCCTTGGGGGTCAGAACGCCGTCAGACCGTACCAGTTTTTGAAAATGCCCCACGTTTCACTTTTGAATCAGGCGGACCAATTCATGCTGGCGGCGGCGGTGGAAGTGGCGGCGTGCCGCAAGGCCCATCTGTTCCAGCACCGGGCGTATTGGCATTGTTGGGCTTGGGGATCTTGGTTATGGGTGGACGCCGGGCACGTTAA